The Mycolicibacterium brumae DNA window GTAGGCCTGCTCCAGCGAGGCCCGCCGCGCGGTCAGCTCGTGCAACGTCAGCCCGTGGGCCGCGGCGAGTTCGCCGACGGTCTCGGGGCCGGTGTCCGCGACGATCAGCGCGTCCCCGTCGTCGGAGACGGTGTGCCCGGCGTGGGTCAAGACGTCACGCAGTTCGGCGCGCTGCGGGCTGCGCACCCGCACCGCCGACGCGGAGGCGCCCGCGGTGAAGTCGGCGACCGAGGTGGCGGCGACCAGTCGTCCGCGGCCGATGACCAGCAGCTGGTCGGCGGTGTCGGCCATCTCCGAGAGCAGATGCGAGGACACCAGCACGGTGCGGCCCTCGGCGGCCAGGTCGCGCATCAGGGTCCGCACCCAGCGGATGCCCTCGGGATCCAATCCGTTGACCGGTTCGTCGAACAGCAGCACCCGCGGGTCGCCGAGCAGCGCGCCGGCGATGCCGAAGCGCTGGCACATCCCCAGCGACAGCGTTCCGGCCTTGCGCCCGGCGACCGAGTCGAGACCGACCTGGCCGAGCACCTCATCGACCCGGGCGGCCGGGATGCCGTCCGCGGCGGCGATCCAGCGCAGGTGGGCACGCACCGACCGGGTCGGCTGGAACTGCCGGGCGTCCAGCAGCGCGCCGACGGTGCGCAGCGGCCGGTCCAGGTCCCGGTAGCGGCGACCGTCGATGGTGGCGCTGCCCGCGTCGGGGCGGTCCAGGCCGAGGATCATCCGCATGGTGGTGGATTTCCCGGCCCCGTTGGGGCCGAGGAAGCCGGTGACGACACCCGGTTCGATGGTGGCGGTCAGGTCGTCGACGGCCACCGTCGAGCCGTAATGCTTTGTCAGGCCGCGGAGTTCGATCACGGGCTAGGACTCGCAGCCGGTCGCCTGTGTCATCAGGCCCGAGTCGGGGCTGGAGGCCTGGGCCCAGAACCGCTTCGGGATGCGCCCCGCGCTTCGGGCCAGCAGCCCGGCGGTGACCGCGGCCGCCATCGCGGCCGCCATCGCCGGCGGGTCCTCGGCGCGGGTCACCGCGCTGGCCAGCAGCACCGCCGAGCAGCCGAGTTCCATGGCCAACGCGGCGTCGCTGGCGGTGCCGATCCCCGCGTCGAGGATGACCGGCACCCCGGCTGCGGCGACGATCATTTCGATGTTGTGCGGGTTGGCGATGCCCAGCCCGGTGCCGATCGGCGAACCCAGCGGCATCACCGCGGCGCAGCCGGTGTCCTCCAGGCGTCGC harbors:
- a CDS encoding ABC transporter ATP-binding protein, which codes for MIELRGLTKHYGSTVAVDDLTATIEPGVVTGFLGPNGAGKSTTMRMILGLDRPDAGSATIDGRRYRDLDRPLRTVGALLDARQFQPTRSVRAHLRWIAAADGIPAARVDEVLGQVGLDSVAGRKAGTLSLGMCQRFGIAGALLGDPRVLLFDEPVNGLDPEGIRWVRTLMRDLAAEGRTVLVSSHLLSEMADTADQLLVIGRGRLVAATSVADFTAGASASAVRVRSPQRAELRDVLTHAGHTVSDDGDALIVADTGPETVGELAAAHGLTLHELTARRASLEQAYLEVTEAVTDYQGRSR